The genomic DNA acacacatatacacagtcGCCCCAACAGCATGAGTGGTTGCAAAGATTTAGGCTATAAAGACAGTTATAATACAGCTATTTACACAAACTGCTCTGCAGTTTGAAGTCTCCGTAAgaatacattacatttaacCATCAAAACCCAAATGCATTCCTGCATTTAGTAATGAAGcacctttatttttcattttgatatgtTGGGATATACTTGTGTtcaaagggtcagttcaccaaaattgtatattttaattaaaaaaaagatttttttatgtGACTATAAGATAAAAACTGTCAACATCAGAAGAAGAGCAGGCTGGCCAGAGCAAGAGGAGGCCTGTAAGACACCGAGACACCACTACCAACCTTAAAATTAAACCAAAGCAGTTCCTGGGAAGATGCACTCATGAGGGACAAATAGCATCCTCACATCAAACTTGCAGTGTAAGGCAATAGAGTCCAAAAACGGTGtgtattaattcattttcaaaaaagagCGACCTCATCTGAAGGGGACTCAAGCACAGTCAGAGTCTATTCAAACAGACCAGAGGATAATTAGCCCTGAGCCAAAATCAGGCAGCAGCATAATGCGCTATCAATTAACGAGCTGAGGTTGAAAAGAGGTAGCAACATAATGGTAAAGTCCTTGGAACAAagccatgaaaacaaactgtgaactatgaatcaaatgaaacaataattGTAATTTAATAGCATGCATTTTTACATAGGCCGCTGATTCCCTAAATGTTTCCGTCCATTCAGACTGGACAGACCAGAGACCCGTGGCAGTAAAACGAGACCCTAACCCACCATGACGTTACTCGATCAAAACAGCAAAAGCTTTCAAAAACAGATAACTAGAGGCTTAACAACTACTTGCATGTCTAGACACCATCGGGACTGAGCGGGACaatatgtttttgtaatttgggtgaactaacCCTTTGAAGCTAAGTGCTCCTCTGAAAAGCACAAAGGAAGCATTTTGTTAACGGTGTGACAGCAGTCTATCTAAACACATTTCAATCTGACAGTAACTCTCCTGTTAAGAAGCACCATGGCACATAATACATAACAGATTGCACAGATTTATGACTCCTGATAAGTGATACAACTTGTGTTTATACACAAAGTCCCTGAAATGAGCAACCCAAGAGGAAAAGTAGCACAGCACAGAAGTAGGAAAAAATTATGTACTTTGTACAAAAGTGTATTTCTAGTGCAAATGAAGTAATTCAACATTCCTTCCTAATTGTGTGCTGTGcaccctttctctttttttcattcctccTTTTGATTCTAATATTTTTTGGGCAGGCCTCATTTAAGAAAGCACAGTACGTTCCTCTCCAGACTGAAAAGAATATTTAACAAGCACCAAACTTGTAATGTTCTCTGTTTAGTTCTCCTTTTTTGGCATAAAGCTGCATCCATGGCAAAAAGACCAAATAGTCCGACCCAGAGATAATAGAATAGTCCGACCCACCACTCCTCTCATTATTTACTCTGTCCCATTTTCACTGGATGCTAGGTGCCACCAGGTATCCATTAAAGGTGATGTAAACATCCACGTCATCACTGTAAACGgcgttctctctctccctcttgtaGAGTCGAACCCACACCTCGTCATTCAGAGAAAGATTCATCATGACACTCTGGCTCTGCATGATGGACCTCTCACTGGGCTGAGCATACAGGATCACTTGCTCCTTGTCGTTGTGCATCAGGTGGAGGTATGTCTCCTTGAAGTTCCAGGTGTGGATGTTAACATTGAAGAAGTAGATCCCCGGCACGTAGCAGTAGAACTTTCCCTTGAACATGTTGAAGTGCTCGTGGAGGTTGACGAACACCGTGTCGAACACCAGCGCTTGGTAGTAGTCCACGCTGTGCAGGGACTTGCGACGTCCCACCGAGAAAGAAGACTGAGGGATCTTGCAGGCATCTCCAGGGGCTCCTGCCTGGCCTTTGCTGCCTTTAAGGCCCATGGGTCCTCGTACGCCAGGAGGTCCCTCTAGACCAGATTTGCCAGGTGTACCCTTGTCGCCTTTGTCTCCTTTATCACCTGAGTGGATAACAGGAAACACAGGTGAGTggtgcagacagaaaacataatgAGCATAATCTggactttttttaattttcaatttaaCACCAGTGGTGGAGAGTAACTAAGCAGACTTACTGAAGTACAGTACTTAAGTACAATATTGAATTGCTTTCCACTtcccatttttttcttctttcctacCCCATTAGTAATGCTGCATGCTGCAAGTCAGACTCGAGTCAGAGTTTATTATCACTGTTTATTAGCACTGCTGCATTATTTGTGTGTCATCAGTCGTTTTTTGTACTGGAGTTCAGTCAACCAGCTCCGTCTTGAGGCGTAAATGGAACGCAGCATGATCTCATGACAAGACGATTTGTTTTGTGACTCTCAGGAGGTGGCCCCATCCCTTGGTTCGGACTATAACGCCTACGATATTGAGGATATTGAGTAGTTAAAACTATCTCCATCTGAAACAGCCACAGTTGAGGAGAATAAGTGGGGGTACCACAAATGACAGAATCAATAACCCTGAAAGAGATCTTTAGGATTGTGGTTATTTCTGGACATCAACTCAGAAAAGTAAGCTGATCTTGCATCTTCAACAGTTTTCTAATGTATTGCTTCTGATTCGGACTTGTTGAACTTCAATTGTTGTTTAGATTCTCTacagagtcttttttttttttaaagttagaGTGTCTTAGTAAGCCTGAATGTACTTTGGCAGATTCTCTGAGTCCACTGGGAGAATGAAACATACgttttctattattttgatGATGGTGGTAAGGAGCACAGTCGAACACGCCAATCTAAAATCTTTCATACTGTAAATATTCAATTGGCCTGAGATGTGGTGAACATGAAGGCCTATCATATGACTCACATAATATTCCAACCCCATCAAACCATTCAGTAAGCCCTCATTCCTTGAATTAAAGTATGTGAATTTGTTATGTTTCTCAACATGTTCATTCAAGACTCTACAATGCAAACCactaatgttaatgttaaaattgttgttgttgtttaatcaGTTAGCCCTCAGTAGCTCTATCCTTGTTTATGTCCTGCTTCCTTCCTGTTTTGCAGCCACAACAACCCACCACTATTTGTCTGGATTCCTAAATTATATGCGACTTGACAGCAAGCTCTGAAAATGATTAAAGAGCTTATGTACGCCCTCCTGTCAGCATGCCTGACTGACATGTTGCTGGCTGAGTGAACATTTTGAGTGATGCTATTGTTCCAAGGATGCAAAAACCTCTTTGCTATGAAAATCAAGTGACACTGCTTATGGGACTTTATCATCATATCATTATGAAGCAGCTGTAATAAAATGGCCTGTGAGCAAACACTCCCTCCACTATGAACAGAAGCAAATAAACTGAGGAACAAAACAGCGTATGGTATTTGGAGCAAATGTTAATGACATTTTTAGTAATTTTCAAGTTCATTTGAGGCTGTCAAGCTTCAAAATACATGTAGATATAAAGATATTTAGGTCAGGGGCTCTAAAGAGATGTCTAAATGTTGTTCTTCCTAGATTCCTTTAGGCTGGTCCTAACATAGTCATGAGTTAAACACCTCTGAGGTGGGTAAACCACACAGAAAGAAGCCACAGTGCTTCCCTTGCTCACCATGACCAATATTTTCTGAAGTAAACAGCAGTGATTCTCTGGACAAATGCTCAATGAACTGCCCACAGTCTGCCCAGCTGTGACCAGTGCCCACACAAAGAGCAATGAAGAGAGGTACAGTTTCCATAAACAGCAGCTTAGCAGCACCTTTGTATCAGATGGCCATATAAGAGACTGATCCTTTATCCTGACACCAAAGAATAACCTCGTGTCCAAGAGAGATTCTgacctttctttctcttcaaatATTACAGAGACATATTTTAGATactcacacactgttcactTGATACATTTCTGGAGtatgtttgaaatgaaacatttgctCTGAGTAATATTATAGCATTTTGTCACACTATATATTCACAGCTTGAGATGGTACATTGATTGTATAGctcctctcttgtcttttcgaccactcaaagctctttaaTGCTACATTCACACTTTGATGGGAGGTTGCCaaccctgccatcaggaggaaaccATTCAGGCACCATCACAATCCAAAGCAATTTatggagcaatttggggttcagtgtcttgcccaagaacacttcgacatgtggacaggaggggCAATTGAACTGCCCATCTTCCAATTAGTGGACAACTCACTCTACTACTGAGCCAAAGATATATAGCTAAGAACAGTGGCTCCCAACTGGTGGTGTAGGCTTGGAGTCAAAATGTCCCCTTAGACATCAGGTCACAGTCAATT from Pempheris klunzingeri isolate RE-2024b chromosome 3, fPemKlu1.hap1, whole genome shotgun sequence includes the following:
- the c1qtnf6b gene encoding complement C1q tumor necrosis factor-related protein 1; translation: MLAVCLRLLLLLPLVCCVPSPSRPPSRLCRRCCEHSELPVATSQYQMPEVRTVINMTILKGDKGDKGDKGTPGKSGLEGPPGVRGPMGLKGSKGQAGAPGDACKIPQSSFSVGRRKSLHSVDYYQALVFDTVFVNLHEHFNMFKGKFYCYVPGIYFFNVNIHTWNFKETYLHLMHNDKEQVILYAQPSERSIMQSQSVMMNLSLNDEVWVRLYKRERENAVYSDDVDVYITFNGYLVAPSIQ